The DNA region TGTTTGTAGTTCTGGCGGTGTACATGTCACCAAAGCATCGGAGTTTATGTTTTTCCGGTTGACTATACTGTATTTTTGGCGGTCATGATTTGTTGTGGAATTCGTGGAAATTCTCTGTTTGTTACAGCGCTATTAGACGGCGTTTGCGTGCAATATCTGTAGATTATTGGTGTATTTGTGTGCAATAGATTGTGCTGTAAAGCGTGAAAATGTGCATTGAAGGAATAATACGACACTTTGTGGTGTGAGAGACTAATTCATTCGATTCTATTTGTTTTCCGACAGATGATTGACGATGAAGGCCTGGAGATTTATGCCAACTTACTTGGCATGTTCATATTTTTTCTACTCATTGTTTATCATTACGTGACGGCCAACCCGAACTACGAGGGCAACTGAATACctgagttgtgtgtgtgtgtttatggaGAGGCCGTATGGCACCCCCAGAAGAAAACATAGATGATACAATGTAGCATTTCAATTTTGTTAGTATACCTAAGGCCTTCAATTTGGTACATTTTGGTGGTTGCAATGGTTGAGTTCAAGTGAGTTTTGTAGAGTCTACCTCTCGTGGTAGGACTTTTAAGACACAATATGTTAAATTGTTGactaattttaattgatttagtCCGGACCGAGTCATCAAACATGCATGTGGTTAGCCCGACGTAGTATCTGCACGTTGTAAGTTGTTAATGCAAAGAACAGTAAGAACTTGTGTAGCGAAATACATCAATGACTCGTAGTCACCCAAACAAAGATTCTTGTGCAGTGAAATTCGTGTCATGCCACTCGTTGCCCTTTTGCGTGTGCTACGAGAGCTTCTTTTACTCCAGCATTTCTCCACTAAGACGTTCACAACTATTGGTTGGCcataaaaattagttttttgaCGATGTTTCGTAGAAATTCGTAAAACCGATCAAATTTTTTGAtaaattccaacataacttgtAACTATAGCTTTGCACATTGAAAGAATGCTAAGCAGAAATTAAGTAGTAGTTAGCAATGCATAAAGAATTCATGATTCTCCTATACACAATACGTCGTCGTCAcgcaaacaaacacacacacacaatgaaAAATAAGCTACATCCGAAGGGCCCACACCTCTTATCTCCATCACATCATCAGTCAATCCCGTCTGAAAATCAGAGTACGGCCGCACAGTAAAACCTCAGCACCTCCACCTACCAAATATTCCCTCCGTttcttctctctgtctctgtctctgtctaaAGATGAAAACGAGATCCCTTGATGATGAAGCAGGCGATCCGAAAGCCCGAGAGGAGAGATGAGAAGCCCAGGAACAGGAACCCCACAAAGCCCAAAGCGATTGCGATGTCCACCTGTATGCAGAACGCGTTCCACGCCTTACACGTGTCCATCCCTTTTAAAACCCTCGCCAACGCCGTTCCCGCCGAGTCTGCAGACAGCAACAGGTACGCGAACGCCTACACGATCGCGCCTCTCTCGTTAAtcctttttctttaatttacactaattaattaattttaagctTAACCGtatttttaaaagttaattaaaatagttagagagagagagggggggaagAGTGAGAAAATGGAGGACCTGGTCGTGGCCGAAGTCGAACCAGAGCTGGACGACCTCGGCGAAGAGAGTGGATTCTCTGGAAATTTCCCAGACGGAAGCCACCATTTCGAAGAGAGAGTAGAGCGCCACTATTGCATTCGCTCCCACTACGAATCTGTTCTTTCCAATTTGACCCAATCAGTTTCTCTGGTGGAAAATATCTGGCTGTTTGGTTACTCAGAAAGTGCAGGAAAATCGAACCAAAAACAAATTCCaattgtttgcttgttttttattttttggtcaaacaattgtttccttgatttagAGGACGAATTAAAGTTAAAAGTTTCAACTTTGAAGGAAATTTCGAAAATTAAGCCGAATAGCgccataattttaaaaaaaattcaaacttttttcGTAATTTCGAACTCCACTGCATTTTCTCAGCGACCAAACAAACAGAGCGAAATTTAGGAAGAAAATTGGAGGTAAGAGTGAAATTGGTACCTGAAGGCGTCGAAGTGGTACCAGCGGGGGGAGTTGGCGGCGGCACGAGAGGTGGAGAGCATGAAGACGAAGGAAGCGAGGGAGGAGCTGAAGGAGGCGAATCGGAAGACGAGGATGAGGTAGTTGAAGCGCCTCAGCTTCCGGAGCGAGACGGTGGAGTGGAAGGGATTGTCGCCGCCGTTGCGGTGAGGCTGAGGAGAGCGCATGGCGGCTGTGTTGGGGTTGATTTGCCGGGTTGCTGGTGCTGCTGGAGGAGGAGAGTGGGAGGTTTTTGAGAGGGCGAAATCATGAGGGGAAGAAGTTGGTGGTGGTGAGGAGAGGAGTCACGGGTGGAGAAAGGCTATGAGTGAAAAGAGAGGATAAAAAATGAGTGGGAAAgtttgtgagagagagagagagagagaaagctaagAAAAGCTAAAAAGGAtgtgtttgagagagagagagagggagagagagagagagagagagaggaggagagagagagagagaggaggagagagagaggagcagGGAGACATGAGAGACAGGAAgcagaaggaggaaggagggagGCAGGAAGAGTGTGTGGGTGGGGTAGTGGTGTAATGTGGGGGGCTTTCAagctttgcttttactttccctCTATTCTTTGTTTCctcttttctctcctttttGGTTTTACTTTTCTTCATAACTATCCTTTTGGTTTTGGGGTCTCCATCCATACTTAATAATATAGATACTTTGTTACGGGAATGTCTCGTGTCAGTAAAATAAAGAtatgtgagtttttttttatacacgtctttatttatttaaaatgagATACATCATGCTGTGTAACAGGGTACATATAGAGTAGGATTTACCTACTATCCTCATAAATCGTTGTGTTTAGTATCTAAAGTCAATTACACGAGGCTTGTTTGAGGTTGTTTTTGTAAGAAACATTTTTACTCAAGGCACTTAGAAAAACATTCGAAT from Malus domestica chromosome 01, GDT2T_hap1 includes:
- the LOC103434239 gene encoding CASP-like protein 4C2, with the translated sequence MRSPQPHRNGGDNPFHSTVSLRKLRRFNYLILVFRFASFSSSLASFVFMLSTSRAAANSPRWYHFDAFRFVVGANAIVALYSLFEMVASVWEISRESTLFAEVVQLWFDFGHDQAFAYLLLSADSAGTALARVLKGMDTCKAWNAFCIQVDIAIALGFVGFLFLGFSSLLSGFRIACFIIKGSRFHL